In the Mytilus trossulus isolate FHL-02 chromosome 1, PNRI_Mtr1.1.1.hap1, whole genome shotgun sequence genome, one interval contains:
- the LOC134690606 gene encoding kelch-like protein 12 has translation MTTSINSIITTQQIFTDSHAKSILTTMNNLRKVNKLCDVVLQVDGEEFPAHRVVLAACSDYFCAMFTNEMSEKDKSVITLHEISADVMRVLLDFVYTETVNVSVENVQELLPAACLLQLTGVKQACSSFLEKQLDATNCLGIKIFAEQHSCDELLEAADSFCLKHYEEIIKYDEFKTLPIDQVESLVKCDSLQVNTEEPVYQSVINWVKHKEESRTHLLPRLLHHVRLPILTAKFLTDVADEEVLIKKSHECRDLLDEAKKFHLRPDLRNQMCGTRTKQRIGTDDILVVMGGFGSHQNMVEAVEQYDPKTEAWTRRPNLSKRRRYVAAASLNGKVYIIGGYDGQSRLSLVECLDLSSDDPQWQSVSAMTQRRGLAGVCVYRGEIYVCGGFDGYSRHTSMECYNPGTDQWRTLSGMAVGREGAGLVVAGDNIYCVGGYDGINLLDSAEKYDPNTEQWCNISPMSCRRSGAGVSVLNGQIFVCGGYDGTDHLSSVESYSIHTQQWSSLQPMVVPRCYVGACVLRGKLLVVAGYDGNTLLNTVECYDPLTGKWSVLDPSMNTHRCDAGITVVRKV, from the exons ATGACAACAAGTATAAATAGTATCATCACAACACAACAGATATTTACAGACAGTCATGCCAAAtctatattgacaacaatgaaCAACTTACGGAAGGTTAACAAACTATGTGATGTTGTTTTACAAGTTGATGGAGAAGAATTTCCGGCTCATCGAGTCGTACTGGCGGCCTGTAGTGATTACTTCTGTGCCATGTTTACTAATGAA ATGTCTGAGAAGGATAAAAGTGTGATAACCTTACATGAAATATCAGCTGATGTGATGAGAGTTTTATTAGATTTTGTTTATACAGAAACAGTGAATGTCAGTGTAGAAAATGTCCAGGAGTTACTTCCTGCAGCTTGTCTGCTACAGCTCACAG gTGTTAAGCAGGCTTGTAGTTCCTTTCTAGAAAAGCAGCTTGATGCTACCAACTGTTTAGGTATTAAAATATTTGCTGAGCAGCATAGTTGTGACGAACTTCTTGAGGCTGCAGACAGTTTCTGTTTGAAACACTATGAAGAAATCATAAAATATGATGAATTCAAAACTTTACCTATCGACCAAGTAGAATCACTGGTCAAGTGTGATAGCCTACAG GTGAACACAGAAGAGCCAGTTTATCAATCAGTGATCAACTGGGTAAAACATAAAGAAGAATCTCGTACACACCTGTTACCACGGTTGTTGCATCATGTCCGTCTGCCAATTTTAACAGCCAAATTTTTAACAGATGTTGCTGATGAAGAA GTGTTAATCAAAAAGAGTCATGAATGTAGAGATTTACTTGACGAAGCCAAGAAGTTTCACTTGCGACCTGACTTAAGAAATCAGATGTGTGGTACAAGGACAAAGCAACGAATAG GTACAGACGACATCCTGGTTGTAATGGGAGGATTTGGATCTCACCAGAACATGGTAGAAGCTGTTGAACAGTATGATCCTAAAACTGAAGCATGGACTCGCAGACCG aatttatcaaaaagaagaagatATGTTGCTGCTGCCTCATTAAATGGAAAGGTTTATATCATTGGTGGTTATGATGGCCAATCAAGATTGAGTTTGGTGGAATGTTTAGACCTGTCCTCAGATGATCCACAGTGGCAGTCTGTATCAGCTATGACACAGAGGAGGGGATTAGCTGGAGTTTGTGTCTACAGAG GTGAGATATATGTATGTGGTGGATTTGATGGGTATAGTAGACACACCAGTATGGAATGTTATAACCCTGGGACTGACCAGTGGAGAACGTTAAGTGGTATGGCTGTGGGGCGTGAAGGGGCAGGACTTGTAGTGGCAGGAGATAATATCTATTGTGTTGGGGGATATGATGGCATAAATCTACTGGACTCTGCAGAGAAATATGATCCAAACACAGAACAATGGTGCAATATATCACCTATGTCTTGTAGACGTTCAG GTGCTGGAGTATCAGTATTGAATGGACAGATATTTGTTTGTGGGGGGTATGATGGTACTGACCATTTATCAAGTGTTGAATCCTACAGTATACATACTCAACAATGGTCATCTCTCCAGCCAATGGTGGTCCCAAGATGTTATGTTGGTGCTTGTGTACTTAGAGGCAAACTCTTAGTTGTTGCTGG atATGATGGTAATACATTATTGAACACAGTAGAATGTTATGACCCTCTGACAGGAAAATGGTCAGTTTTAGACCCCTCTATGAATACTCACAGATGTGATGCAGGAATTACTGTGGTCAGAAAAGTCTAA
- the LOC134704777 gene encoding BTB/POZ domain-containing protein 6-B-like → MSNLALKLKDAFREQLFCDVRLTLQNGIVLKCHSVVLLINSDFFQGRLSGRWDQNTTIDCTTFPSDIMTILIKYLYGINPSLNIDVIPDILQACDYYAFNELKLKCITYIDENISRETVFSILALSEEFTLTNISTKCLNFIDTEVENLLLNFPDGFYDLPISIVLKIITRDNLQIHEQFLFDCLIIYEEKYKKDDIWKQIKYHVRYLSMSLEYFVCKVVQRNILPAGVTNKILLYLSSNDNVDFSGCSIISYPRNVDSEGDIYVKRFFGKSSDSSWEPDTLVDDRLTFSVSRNIKLKSVILYGSPNESFIYSLSIYEQNGDLIQNCKTRVLFQTTVFPIVFPRKISLRPDTKYTLVAIKTGPASYSGVGGVGSCRVQVPSGERLAVKFENSLGLSTIAKGQFNGLVFLEIM, encoded by the coding sequence ATGAGCAACCTAGCCTTGAAATTAAAAGACGCATTTCGAGAGCAATTGTTTTGCGATGTAAGACTTACACTACAGAACGGAATCgttttaaaatgtcattcaGTTGTGCTACTTATAAACTCAGATTTTTTCCAAGGCAGATTGAGTGGAAGGTGGGACCAGAACACGACAATTGACTGTACAACATTTCCATCTGATATTATGACAATacttattaaatatttgtatggCATTAACCCAAGTTTAAATATAGATGTAATACCAGATATACTACAAGCATGTGACTATTATGCCTTCAATGAACTAAAACTTAAATGTATTACATACATTGATGAAAACATAAGTAGGGAAACTGTGTTTAGTATTTTAGCTTTAAGCGAAGAATTTACTTTAACCAATATTTCTACCAAGTGTCTGAATTTCATCGACACTGAAGTTgaaaatttacttctgaattTTCCAGATGGATTTTATGATTTACCGATTAGCATTGTTCTTAAAATAATAACTCGTGACAATCTACAAATACACGAACAATTCCTGTTTGACTGTCTTATTATATATGAAGAAAAGTACAAGAAAGATGATATTTGGAAACAGATTAAATATCACGTTAGATATCTATCTATGTCCTtggaatattttgtttgtaaggTAGTTCAGAGAAATATTTTACCTGCTGGTGTTACCAACAAAATTTTACTGTATTTATCATCAAATGATAATGTCGATTTTTCTGGTTGTAGCATAATTTCTTATCCAAGGAACGTAGATTCGGAAGGTGATATCTACGTAAAACgtttttttggaaaaagttCTGATTCATCATGGGAACCGGACACATTAGTAGATGATCGTCTTACTTTTTCTGTGAGCAGAAACATTAAACTGAAATCTGTAATACTGTATGGCAGTCCGaatgaatcatttatatattcacTGTCTATCTACGAACAAAACGGTGATCTAATCCAGAATTGTAAAACAAGGGTTTTGTTCCAAACAACTGTTTTCCCAATTGTATTTCCAAGGAAAATATCTCTAAGACCAGATACAAAGTATACTTTGGTTGCAATTAAAACTGGACCAGCAAGTTACAGTGGCGTTGGAGGAGTTGGTAGCTGTAGGGTCCAAGTCCCTTCTGGAGAACGCCTTGCAGTTAAATTTGAAAACTCTTTAGGGCTATCAACCATCGCAAAAGGCCAGTTTAATGGCCTTGTGTTTTTAGAAATTATGTGA